In Planctomicrobium piriforme, the genomic window GAAAGAGAACACCAGCGACGCGGCAATAAAGCCCAGCATGAATTTTGGAAACCGACGCCAGATCTCCGAGAGGCCGACGCGGGGAGCGTCAGGCGTTCGCTCGACCCAGCCGATCCAGTAGACGGAGACTCCGAACGCGACGACGCCGATGAGAATGTTCTGGATCATCTTGACTGTCGCCGCGACGGTGAGAGCAGTTTCACCCAGCATGCCGCCTGCGGCTGCGACGGCGCCAGTCGAGTCAATCGTTCCGCCGAGCCAGGCTCCGGCGAGGACTTCATCCATGCCGACCATGCGAATAAAGGCCGGCATGACGATCATCATGATGACGGTGAATCCCAACGACAGGGCAATCGCCAGGGACAACTCCTCCCGCTTTGCGCGGCACGCAGCGCCAGTCGCGATCGCCGCCGAGACGCCGCAGACCGACATGTCGGCGCTGATCACCATGTTCAAAGAGGGGGACGACATCTTGAGCACCTTCTGCCCGAAGATGAACGTCGAAATCAGAACGATCGGCGTGCAAACCCAGGAGACGAAAATCCCCGGCAAGCCCAGCGAAAGGAGCTTCGAAAACAGAATCTCGGCCCCCAGCAGGACGAGCCCGGTCTTGATATAGAACTCGGTCCGCACGGCGGGGAGCAAGAACTTCGGCGTTCCCAGCGTGTTGCTGATGATGAGGCCGACGAGGATGGCCCAGAGTGCGTACTCGAGATTGTAGTGCTTGATGACCTTCTGCCCGGCCAGCACATAGGCGAGTACCGCCAGCAGAAACACAGGGGCGAACGCCGCCAGAAAACGGGGGACTGATTCCCCCATGCCTGCCGCACCCAGACTGAACAGGAGCGCACAGATCACAAAGGTTCCGGCCAGACCTGGCAGGATTGAACGCCCTTTTTTGTCGACAAACGCCTTGAGAGGATCGGATTCCCAGCTTCCGAGCTTGGTCACCCAATTCTGCAAAGGGTTCTTCGCAAGGGCATCCCGGACTTGCGCCCGCTCTTTCTTGAGCGCTGCGATGGCCTTCACGTCGCCAGATTCAGGCGCGGCCTGCTGGTCATCGAGCTGCTGCGTCAGTTCGGCATACTTCGCGAGAAGTTCCGGCTGATTGGCCGGCCGCGACAACCAGGTCGCCGCCAACGCGATCAGCAGCACAGCACCGCCCAGCCAGATCGACCACCAATCCTCCGTCCGTAGAAACTCGGGGCGGCGGGACGCTGGCTCGACCACGGGGCTGGCCTGTGGATCTTCGGCGGAGTCTGAGACGGCGCTCACAGGTGGGGGATTCCTTTGAAATCAATAACGAATCGCTGCGGGT contains:
- a CDS encoding YeiH family protein, with the translated sequence MSAVSDSAEDPQASPVVEPASRRPEFLRTEDWWSIWLGGAVLLIALAATWLSRPANQPELLAKYAELTQQLDDQQAAPESGDVKAIAALKKERAQVRDALAKNPLQNWVTKLGSWESDPLKAFVDKKGRSILPGLAGTFVICALLFSLGAAGMGESVPRFLAAFAPVFLLAVLAYVLAGQKVIKHYNLEYALWAILVGLIISNTLGTPKFLLPAVRTEFYIKTGLVLLGAEILFSKLLSLGLPGIFVSWVCTPIVLISTFIFGQKVLKMSSPSLNMVISADMSVCGVSAAIATGAACRAKREELSLAIALSLGFTVIMMIVMPAFIRMVGMDEVLAGAWLGGTIDSTGAVAAAGGMLGETALTVAATVKMIQNILIGVVAFGVSVYWIGWVERTPDAPRVGLSEIWRRFPKFMLGFIAASLVFSFVSASGVTGEATTSAVLSGTTETLRGWLFCLAFVSIGLETNFRQLTPYFHGGKPLILYVCGQTLNLVLTLAMAWLMFVKVFPHAADALRQ